In Candidatus Babeliales bacterium, a single genomic region encodes these proteins:
- a CDS encoding peptidylprolyl isomerase, producing the protein MNKKIHQSMLVSGVLVSLSFLPGCALTDMFKGRNTQSTTESSSPMADSGLPMTGEVLVTMKGIPAITVDSLAIEREKLLKANPQIKQALAVMDPKAFDRNLLEGLIGAKVIDEYVSSHKINQTAAYQAELKDMCKSMEQMLNQKYFSEQKSVVVSDSEVKSFYDANKDKMRGIMISQGGVAATGIEFTDRASAAAFVAKAKATPGGFKKAAQDENLTAKIKDFKLVNSQSIGIDEMLRDKIVAIKSVPSIDLFEVDGTFWVVHATTKEEPKYLPYEQIKDRLKQELEQNKRVELFEKEIATLRNEYAVEVNENYFKNAEMPQQELPQGAVQSGGMANVTDKKDATTKQLA; encoded by the coding sequence ATGAATAAAAAAATTCATCAAAGTATGCTCGTTAGTGGTGTTCTTGTAAGTCTTTCTTTTTTGCCAGGATGTGCACTGACCGATATGTTTAAAGGAAGAAACACGCAGTCTACGACAGAAAGTAGTAGTCCGATGGCAGATTCTGGATTACCAATGACTGGTGAAGTTTTAGTGACGATGAAAGGAATACCTGCAATTACTGTGGATAGCTTAGCAATAGAAAGAGAAAAATTATTGAAAGCAAATCCGCAGATTAAACAAGCTTTGGCAGTCATGGATCCAAAAGCATTTGATCGTAATTTATTAGAAGGGTTAATTGGTGCTAAAGTAATTGATGAATATGTTTCGTCGCATAAAATTAATCAAACAGCAGCATATCAAGCTGAATTGAAAGATATGTGTAAATCGATGGAGCAGATGTTAAATCAAAAATATTTTAGTGAACAGAAATCAGTTGTTGTATCCGATTCGGAAGTAAAGTCATTTTATGATGCCAATAAAGATAAAATGCGCGGCATTATGATATCACAAGGTGGTGTTGCTGCAACAGGAATTGAATTTACTGATAGGGCATCAGCCGCTGCATTTGTTGCTAAGGCGAAAGCTACTCCTGGAGGATTTAAAAAAGCAGCTCAAGATGAAAACCTTACTGCAAAAATTAAAGATTTTAAATTAGTAAATAGCCAAAGCATTGGTATTGATGAAATGTTACGTGACAAAATTGTTGCAATTAAATCAGTACCAAGTATAGATTTATTTGAGGTTGATGGTACATTTTGGGTAGTGCATGCTACTACAAAAGAAGAACCAAAATACCTTCCTTATGAACAAATTAAAGACAGACTGAAGCAAGAGCTGGAACAAAATAAACGTGTTGAGCTTTTTGAAAAAGAGATTGCAACATTGAGAAATGAGTATGCAGTTGAAGTTAATGAAAATTATTTTAAGAATGCAGAAATGCCACAACAAGAACTACCACAAGGCGCTGTTCAATCGGGTGGAATGGCTAATGTAACAGATAAAAAAGATGCAACGACAAAACAGCTTGCATAA